Proteins from one Prosthecobacter sp. genomic window:
- a CDS encoding sulfatase-like hydrolase/transferase — translation MKPLLLILSSFLILNASFSAPPNVVIIFIDDLGYADIGPFGATKQKTPNLDKMAKEGMKLTSFYAAPVCSVSRAQMMSGCYGARISVPGVYFPGHANGLNPAETTIAEHLKQQGYATQCVGKWHLGDQPEFLPTKQGFDHYFGIPYSNDMQKTAKETGAKVVPLLRDDKVAELLTDEAQSRIVERYTEEAVGFIRASKDQPFFLYFPHSAVHTPIWPGEKFRGKSQNGRFGDWVEEVDWSVGRVLDTLRELKLDENTLVIFTSDNGPWLIKGADGGSALPLRGGKGSTWEGGVRVPTIARWPGKIAPGSVCDAVAGTIDLLPTCVSIAGGKVPAEPVIDGRDLSPLLLGKTTESQREAHYYFAGYNLQAVRQGPWKLAIATQPETMGKGAANDASKNPRLYNLDTEIGEQTNLADQHPDIVAKLQTLADKMNAELGGKQPTARRSAGEVAHPQTLYPTSDAPRGKKKDTPEKAAGKPVSLEALKPGDVLKANAAPQVAQTGFTLSCTVETTQPDAILIAHGGLSAGYALHLRGGHLVFMVRTGGADAFDEIQSPSTISGSTRILATLAQDRTMTLTVNDQIIATGKARNFINRQPQEDFCVGHDNVKPVAAYTAKGKFEGSITILKITTP, via the coding sequence ATGAAGCCCCTGCTCCTCATCCTTTCGTCATTTCTCATTCTGAATGCGTCATTTTCGGCCCCGCCGAACGTCGTCATCATCTTCATCGATGATCTCGGCTACGCCGACATCGGCCCCTTCGGCGCGACGAAGCAGAAGACGCCGAATCTCGACAAGATGGCGAAGGAGGGCATGAAGCTCACCTCATTCTATGCCGCGCCTGTTTGCAGCGTGTCACGGGCGCAAATGATGAGCGGCTGCTATGGTGCGCGCATCTCCGTGCCTGGTGTTTATTTCCCCGGTCACGCCAATGGCCTGAATCCCGCCGAAACGACCATCGCCGAGCATTTGAAGCAGCAGGGTTATGCCACGCAATGCGTCGGCAAGTGGCATCTGGGTGATCAACCAGAGTTCCTGCCCACGAAACAGGGCTTCGACCACTACTTCGGCATCCCTTACTCGAACGACATGCAGAAGACCGCGAAGGAAACGGGCGCGAAGGTCGTGCCACTACTGCGTGATGACAAAGTCGCCGAACTCCTCACCGACGAGGCCCAGAGCCGCATCGTCGAGCGCTATACCGAGGAGGCGGTCGGTTTCATCCGTGCCAGCAAAGACCAGCCCTTCTTCCTCTACTTCCCACACAGCGCTGTCCACACACCCATTTGGCCCGGCGAGAAATTTCGCGGCAAATCACAAAACGGCCGCTTCGGTGACTGGGTGGAGGAGGTGGACTGGAGCGTCGGTCGTGTGCTCGACACGCTGCGCGAACTGAAGCTCGATGAAAACACGCTCGTCATCTTCACCAGCGACAACGGCCCCTGGCTCATCAAAGGCGCAGACGGTGGCAGCGCCCTCCCGCTGCGCGGCGGCAAAGGCAGCACCTGGGAAGGCGGCGTGCGCGTGCCCACCATCGCCCGCTGGCCCGGCAAGATCGCGCCCGGCAGCGTGTGCGATGCCGTCGCTGGCACCATCGACCTCCTGCCCACCTGCGTCAGCATCGCCGGAGGAAAAGTGCCCGCAGAGCCCGTCATCGATGGTCGCGACCTCTCGCCGCTGCTGCTTGGCAAAACGACCGAGTCACAACGCGAGGCGCACTACTACTTCGCCGGTTACAACCTCCAAGCCGTGCGCCAAGGCCCGTGGAAGCTTGCCATCGCCACGCAGCCCGAGACCATGGGCAAAGGCGCTGCCAATGATGCCAGCAAGAACCCGCGCCTCTACAATCTCGACACTGAAATCGGCGAGCAAACCAACCTCGCCGATCAACATCCCGACATCGTCGCCAAGCTCCAGACACTCGCCGACAAGATGAACGCCGAACTGGGCGGCAAGCAGCCGACAGCCCGCCGTTCCGCCGGTGAAGTCGCCCATCCGCAGACGCTTTATCCCACCAGCGACGCCCCACGCGGCAAGAAGAAGGACACGCCGGAAAAAGCCGCAGGAAAACCCGTGTCACTCGAAGCCCTGAAGCCCGGCGATGTCCTCAAAGCCAACGCCGCCCCGCAAGTCGCTCAAACTGGGTTCACTCTGAGTTGTACCGTCGAAACCACGCAACCCGACGCCATCCTCATCGCCCACGGTGGTCTCTCCGCCGGTTACGCGCTGCATCTGCGCGGCGGTCATCTTGTCTTCATGGTCCGCACCGGCGGCGCTGATGCCTTTGATGAAATCCAGTCACCGAGCACCATCAGCGGCTCGACTCGCATCCTCGCCACTCTTGCCCAAGACCGCACCATGACCCTCACCGTGAACGATCAAATCATCGCCACCGGCAAAGCCAGGAACTTCATCAACCGCCAGCCGCAGGAGGATTTCTGCGTCGGGCATGACAACGTGAAGCCCGTGGCGGCTTACACAGCGAAGGGGAAGTTTGAGGGGAGCATCACCATCTTGAAAATCACCACGCCATGA
- a CDS encoding SGNH/GDSL hydrolase family protein: MKHLLLTLLLPFILFAQEKRNLTTDEPRAPKGKPDGAADYIAKAEPHDGQHLALTIHKLENGLTPVRPFLIWAIGSSYTNMLGNGEAWKVEIPQRFPKAPPIEYKKMVGNSCPWQYARGWLRHLVIPEQPDLVITYTNGNPADLEKLIVEVRQHTTADIIVPSLHWRERDQELWGKSENAMDQDVAAVREVCRKHAVEFIESRRDWAAYLTANKLPVSSLLKDAVHQSDYGAKIINSNILAHLRRPEAFSYKPESRERRITAPAAKDGIIKLSFTGNRIDLIGQKSPTGGSARVWIDGKPADQLDAFLMSYVQPNTKNHKEGKGATPRDQSPHAVTLGKNVVPQSWTLIMTSDTGDYDLTGSVTGPDGKGNAFKPFTSTSGQILVEPELWRRAERNRTGDRFIWDVRRACVGEISFKGAASETFVVRLAQSLPNTKHTLKLVPTGEGSIAGFDVFEPPMK, translated from the coding sequence ATGAAACACCTCCTTCTCACTCTGCTCCTCCCCTTCATCCTGTTCGCGCAGGAGAAGCGCAACCTCACCACTGACGAGCCACGCGCTCCGAAGGGCAAGCCGGACGGCGCTGCTGACTACATTGCCAAGGCGGAGCCGCATGACGGCCAGCATCTGGCGCTGACGATACACAAGCTCGAAAACGGCCTCACACCCGTGCGCCCCTTCCTCATCTGGGCCATCGGCTCCAGCTACACAAACATGCTTGGCAACGGCGAAGCGTGGAAGGTGGAGATTCCGCAACGGTTCCCGAAAGCTCCGCCCATCGAATACAAGAAGATGGTCGGCAACTCCTGCCCCTGGCAGTATGCGCGTGGCTGGCTGCGGCATCTCGTCATCCCGGAGCAGCCGGACCTCGTCATCACCTACACGAATGGCAATCCGGCGGATCTGGAGAAACTCATCGTCGAAGTCCGCCAGCACACCACCGCCGACATCATCGTGCCGAGCCTGCACTGGCGCGAGCGTGATCAGGAGCTCTGGGGCAAGTCCGAGAACGCCATGGATCAGGACGTGGCAGCCGTGCGCGAGGTTTGCCGCAAACACGCTGTCGAATTCATCGAAAGCCGCCGCGATTGGGCCGCCTATCTCACCGCGAACAAGCTGCCCGTCTCCTCGCTGCTCAAGGATGCCGTGCATCAGAGCGACTACGGCGCGAAGATCATCAACTCGAACATCCTCGCCCACCTGCGCCGCCCGGAGGCCTTCAGCTACAAGCCTGAATCCCGCGAGCGTCGCATCACCGCGCCTGCCGCGAAGGATGGCATCATCAAACTCAGCTTCACCGGCAACCGCATTGATCTCATCGGCCAAAAGTCACCCACCGGCGGCAGCGCCCGCGTTTGGATCGACGGCAAGCCCGCCGACCAGCTCGACGCCTTCCTCATGAGCTACGTCCAGCCTAACACGAAGAACCACAAGGAAGGCAAAGGTGCGACACCACGCGACCAGTCTCCGCACGCCGTCACGCTCGGGAAAAACGTGGTCCCGCAGTCCTGGACGCTCATCATGACCAGCGACACGGGTGACTACGATCTCACCGGCAGCGTCACCGGCCCGGATGGCAAAGGCAACGCCTTCAAACCCTTCACCAGCACCAGCGGCCAGATCCTCGTCGAGCCCGAACTCTGGCGTCGCGCCGAGCGGAACCGCACCGGCGACCGTTTCATTTGGGACGTGCGCCGCGCATGCGTGGGCGAGATTTCCTTCAAAGGCGCGGCGAGCGAGACTTTCGTGGTGCGGCTGGCGCAATCTCTGCCGAACACCAAGCACACACTGAAACTCGTGCCGACCGGAGAGGGCAGCATCGCGGGCTTCGACGTCTTCGAGCCGCCGATGAAGTGA
- the eda gene encoding bifunctional 4-hydroxy-2-oxoglutarate aldolase/2-dehydro-3-deoxy-phosphogluconate aldolase — protein MNNAFPEDLRLQLNRTGVIAVLMIDRVEDAVPLARALLAGGVDCIELTLRTDAALESLRRIRAEVPEMTVGVGTILTPKQANDAKEAGASFGVAPGMNPRVVAEAQRIGLPFAPGVCTPTDIELALEAGCKVLKFFPSEPSGGLIYLRSIVAPFAHLGVQFIPLGGVSAANAANYLKEPSVLALGGSWLAPKDLIIRSGWQAITTLAREASDIVKQVRP, from the coding sequence ATGAACAACGCCTTTCCCGAAGATCTCCGCCTCCAACTCAACCGCACCGGCGTCATTGCCGTTTTGATGATCGACCGTGTCGAGGACGCCGTGCCGCTGGCGCGGGCTTTGCTCGCGGGCGGTGTGGATTGCATCGAACTCACGCTGCGCACCGATGCCGCACTCGAATCGCTGCGGCGCATCCGTGCCGAGGTGCCGGAGATGACCGTCGGCGTGGGCACGATTTTGACGCCAAAGCAGGCGAACGATGCCAAGGAGGCTGGTGCGAGCTTCGGCGTCGCTCCGGGGATGAATCCGCGCGTCGTCGCCGAGGCGCAGCGCATTGGGCTTCCCTTCGCGCCGGGCGTTTGCACGCCGACGGACATCGAACTTGCTCTCGAAGCGGGCTGCAAGGTGCTGAAGTTTTTCCCCTCGGAGCCGAGCGGCGGCCTGATCTACCTGCGCAGCATCGTGGCACCCTTCGCTCATCTCGGCGTGCAATTCATTCCGCTCGGCGGTGTAAGCGCGGCGAATGCGGCGAATTATTTGAAGGAGCCGTCCGTGCTCGCGCTCGGTGGCTCATGGCTCGCGCCGAAGGACTTGATCATCAGAAGCGGCTGGCAGGCCATCACCACTCTCGCGCGTGAGGCCAGCGACATCGTGAAACAGGTCCGTCCATGA
- a CDS encoding sugar kinase, which yields MSRVVTLGEIMARIATPGFARFQQAMPGGVNVTFAGAEASIAASLAYLGIDAAFVTALPQHAIADACIADLRSLGVETKHILRTPEGRLGIYFLEHGANQRGGNVIYDRDGSSVAITPASAYDWDAIFTGCEWFVISGITPAISRNAAEVSFIAVQEAARRQIKVVCDMNYRTKLWRWEPPLSARELATRTMKTLLPHVTVFVGGISDATAMLGIEHNDDLHELARQIVSQFPNLTHTAFTLRDGSTSAAQCFSGALYEAATGTLHTAPSYTITQIIDRLGAGDAFTAGLVFSFLQNSTTPTAISFATAAGCLAHSIEGDYNYSTREEIESLMQGDGGGRVSR from the coding sequence ATGAGCCGCGTCGTCACGTTGGGCGAAATCATGGCCCGCATCGCCACGCCGGGCTTTGCGCGGTTTCAGCAGGCGATGCCGGGCGGCGTGAATGTCACCTTTGCAGGAGCGGAGGCCAGCATCGCGGCCTCGCTGGCCTATCTCGGCATCGACGCGGCCTTTGTGACCGCCTTGCCTCAGCACGCCATCGCCGATGCCTGCATCGCCGATCTGCGCAGCCTCGGTGTGGAGACGAAACACATCCTGCGCACGCCTGAGGGCCGCCTAGGTATCTACTTCCTCGAACACGGCGCGAACCAGCGCGGCGGCAATGTCATTTACGACCGCGACGGCTCCTCCGTGGCGATCACGCCCGCGTCCGCTTACGATTGGGACGCGATCTTCACCGGTTGCGAATGGTTTGTCATCTCCGGCATCACGCCCGCCATCTCACGCAATGCCGCCGAGGTCTCGTTCATCGCCGTGCAGGAGGCGGCACGTCGCCAGATCAAAGTTGTGTGCGACATGAACTACCGCACCAAGCTCTGGCGCTGGGAGCCGCCGCTCTCTGCCCGCGAACTCGCCACGCGCACGATGAAAACGCTCCTGCCGCACGTCACCGTCTTCGTCGGCGGCATCAGCGATGCCACGGCGATGCTCGGCATCGAGCACAATGACGATTTGCATGAATTGGCGCGGCAAATCGTCTCCCAATTCCCAAACCTCACCCACACCGCCTTCACCCTGCGCGATGGCAGCACCTCTGCCGCGCAATGCTTCAGCGGCGCGCTTTACGAAGCCGCCACCGGCACGCTCCACACCGCGCCGAGTTACACCATCACTCAAATCATCGACCGCCTCGGCGCAGGCGATGCGTTCACGGCGGGCTTGGTGTTTTCATTCCTCCAAAACTCCACCACTCCAACCGCCATCTCCTTCGCCACCGCCGCAGGTTGCCTCGCGCATTCCATCGAAGGTGATTACAATTACAGCACGCGTGAGGAGATCGAATCACTCATGCAAGGGGATGGCGGCGGAAGAGTGAGCCGGTAA
- the lat gene encoding L-lysine 6-transaminase, whose amino-acid sequence MSARQSIKPREVLAELGRHVLVDGFKLVLDLKKSHGSRLVDASTGRTLLDLYGCFASMPVGYNHPRFGEPEVQRDLLAASRSKVANSDVYCTLYADFVRTFHQLAGLAPLERFFFIEGGSMGVENALKAAMDWKVRKNLAAGRGEWGTAIMHFEGAFHGRSGYTLSLTNTDPLKIAHYAKFPWPRLPAPYLDFSLPPEERELDAMEKERLCEELLMSFIDRQKDDIAAIIIEPIQGEGGDRHFRGEWLRTLRRVCDEHDVLLIFDEVQCGGGTTGKMWCCEHFDVQPDLLAFGKKIQACGVMAGPRLDEVKDNVFRLPGRINSTWGGNLVDMVRATHCLRLIHEERLLEHAARVGALLVEELEHIADESHFLSAVRGRGFMIAFDLPTTELREKFLCGLFDLGLLALRAGTRSIRFRPALDLPEEAVGQAVEILKKQCQRMASHG is encoded by the coding sequence GTGAGCGCGCGGCAATCCATCAAGCCTCGGGAGGTGCTGGCCGAACTCGGCAGGCATGTCCTTGTCGATGGTTTCAAGCTGGTGCTCGATTTGAAAAAGAGCCATGGCAGCCGACTGGTGGATGCGTCCACCGGACGAACGCTGCTGGATCTTTACGGCTGCTTTGCGTCGATGCCGGTGGGGTATAATCATCCGCGCTTCGGCGAGCCGGAGGTTCAGCGTGATCTGCTGGCCGCGTCACGCTCAAAGGTGGCAAACTCGGATGTCTATTGCACGCTCTACGCGGACTTTGTGCGGACGTTTCATCAACTGGCCGGACTGGCGCCGCTGGAGCGCTTCTTTTTCATCGAGGGCGGCTCGATGGGGGTGGAGAACGCGTTGAAGGCGGCGATGGACTGGAAGGTGCGTAAAAACCTGGCCGCGGGCCGTGGCGAGTGGGGCACGGCCATCATGCACTTCGAGGGAGCGTTTCATGGCCGCAGCGGTTACACGCTGAGCCTGACGAACACGGACCCGCTCAAGATCGCGCACTACGCGAAGTTTCCCTGGCCGCGCCTTCCGGCTCCGTATCTCGATTTCTCGTTGCCGCCAGAAGAGCGTGAGCTTGATGCGATGGAGAAAGAACGGCTGTGCGAGGAGCTGCTGATGAGTTTCATCGACCGGCAGAAGGACGACATCGCCGCGATCATCATCGAGCCCATTCAAGGCGAGGGTGGCGACCGCCATTTCCGTGGCGAGTGGCTGCGGACGCTGCGGCGCGTCTGTGATGAGCATGATGTGCTGCTAATCTTTGATGAAGTGCAGTGCGGCGGCGGCACGACGGGAAAGATGTGGTGCTGCGAACATTTTGATGTGCAGCCGGATCTGCTCGCGTTCGGCAAAAAGATCCAGGCATGCGGTGTCATGGCCGGACCACGGCTCGACGAAGTGAAAGACAATGTCTTCCGCCTGCCGGGCCGCATCAACTCCACCTGGGGTGGCAATCTCGTGGACATGGTGCGCGCCACGCATTGCCTGCGGCTGATCCATGAGGAGCGGCTGCTGGAACATGCGGCCCGCGTCGGGGCGCTGCTGGTGGAGGAACTGGAGCATATCGCCGATGAAAGCCATTTTTTGAGCGCCGTACGTGGTCGTGGTTTCATGATCGCCTTCGATCTGCCGACAACGGAACTGCGAGAGAAGTTCCTCTGCGGACTGTTCGACCTGGGACTGCTGGCCCTGCGTGCGGGTACGCGCTCCATCCGTTTCAGGCCAGCGCTCGACCTGCCTGAGGAGGCGGTGGGGCAGGCCGTCGAGATTCTGAAAAAACAATGCCAGCGGATGGCATCGCATGGTTGA
- a CDS encoding aldehyde dehydrogenase family protein: MQDWLQQLGITDENPGVFDGGWWGGGPLVDSISPIDETVIARVRQATAAECEAAIGRAHVAFLKWRTVPAPVRGETIRRFGDALRQAKPDLAKLVTLEMGKIIAEAEGEVQEMIDICDYALGLSRQFHGLTLPSERPHHRLMEQWHPVGVVGVISAFNFPVAVWAWNSAIAAVCGDSVVWKPSHKTQLCAIAATRIAERVCQDTGADPAIFTLVCGDSTSVGEQLVSDRRVPLISATGSCAMGRVIAQKVHARLGRTLLELGGNNAVIVAPSANLDLATRAIVFGAIGTAGQRCTSTRRVIVHESVAENLKERLIAAFHTVRIGNPLERTTLMGPLVSRDAVTAMMKAIERLKHEGGRILHGGGRLPGELDTVLAIEHEQEEGGLVLPDDEEKLQTDLFPNDCYVAPCLAEVRADMPIVQEETFAPLLYLMTYRDFDDAIAMHNAVPQGLSSGIFTNDFREAEQFLSVCGSDCGIANVNAGTSGAEIGGAFGGEKDTGGGRESGSDSWKNYMRRQTNTINYGNDLPLAQGIEFGG; encoded by the coding sequence ATGCAAGACTGGCTCCAACAACTTGGCATCACCGATGAAAATCCCGGTGTCTTCGATGGCGGGTGGTGGGGAGGTGGGCCGCTTGTCGATTCGATCTCACCCATTGATGAAACCGTGATCGCCCGGGTGCGTCAGGCGACGGCGGCGGAATGTGAGGCGGCCATCGGACGCGCGCATGTGGCTTTCTTGAAATGGCGAACCGTGCCGGCACCAGTTCGAGGCGAAACGATCAGACGTTTTGGTGATGCGTTGCGCCAGGCGAAGCCCGATCTAGCGAAACTGGTCACGCTGGAGATGGGCAAGATCATCGCCGAGGCGGAAGGCGAGGTGCAGGAGATGATCGACATCTGTGATTACGCGCTCGGCTTGTCGCGCCAGTTTCATGGCCTGACGCTGCCCTCGGAGCGGCCGCATCACCGGCTGATGGAGCAATGGCATCCGGTTGGCGTCGTCGGCGTGATCTCCGCCTTCAATTTTCCCGTCGCCGTCTGGGCCTGGAACAGCGCCATCGCCGCCGTGTGCGGTGACAGTGTGGTGTGGAAGCCCTCGCACAAAACACAACTGTGTGCGATCGCGGCCACACGCATCGCCGAACGGGTCTGCCAGGACACAGGCGCCGATCCGGCGATCTTCACTCTCGTGTGCGGCGATTCAACATCCGTCGGCGAGCAGCTTGTGTCAGATCGCCGTGTGCCCTTGATCTCCGCCACCGGCTCCTGCGCGATGGGCCGTGTGATTGCACAAAAGGTTCATGCCAGACTGGGCCGCACATTGCTCGAACTCGGTGGCAACAACGCCGTGATCGTCGCTCCCAGCGCGAACCTCGATCTAGCCACTCGGGCGATTGTGTTTGGTGCCATCGGCACCGCCGGGCAACGTTGTACTTCGACACGGAGGGTGATTGTGCATGAGTCCGTGGCGGAAAATCTCAAAGAGCGTCTCATCGCCGCCTTTCACACGGTGCGTATCGGCAATCCGCTGGAGCGCACCACGCTGATGGGGCCGCTCGTCAGCCGTGATGCGGTCACCGCGATGATGAAAGCCATCGAACGGCTGAAACACGAGGGCGGACGGATTCTCCACGGTGGCGGACGTCTGCCCGGTGAATTGGACACGGTGCTGGCGATTGAACATGAGCAAGAGGAAGGCGGCCTCGTGCTGCCGGATGACGAAGAGAAACTGCAAACGGACCTTTTTCCAAACGACTGCTATGTCGCGCCCTGTCTCGCCGAAGTCCGCGCCGACATGCCCATCGTGCAGGAGGAGACTTTCGCGCCGTTGCTCTACCTCATGACATATCGTGATTTCGACGACGCCATCGCGATGCACAATGCCGTGCCGCAGGGCCTCAGCTCCGGCATCTTCACCAATGACTTCCGTGAGGCGGAACAATTCCTCAGCGTGTGCGGCAGTGACTGCGGCATCGCGAACGTGAACGCAGGCACCAGCGGGGCTGAAATTGGTGGTGCGTTCGGCGGAGAAAAAGACACCGGCGGCGGCCGAGAAAGCGGCTCGGATTCCTGGAAGAACTACATGCGCAGGCAGACCAACACGATCAACTATGGCAACGATCTGCCGCTCGCGCAGGGAATCGAATTTGGAGGTTAA
- a CDS encoding YbaK/EbsC family protein, whose product MIARKLKTFLDERRVKYYTLVHSPAYTAAEVAAAAHISGRVLAKTVMVIVDGAMAMAVLPSNHRVLLDDLCELTGTEDVRLAREEEFKDLFPDCEAGAMPPFGNLYDMSVYVSTDLAEEAEIAFNAGTHTEIISMGWHDFERLVNPRVASFTT is encoded by the coding sequence ATGATTGCCAGAAAACTGAAAACCTTCCTCGATGAACGGAGGGTCAAATACTACACTCTCGTCCACTCACCCGCCTACACCGCCGCAGAAGTCGCCGCCGCAGCGCATATCTCCGGTCGTGTGCTGGCGAAAACGGTGATGGTGATCGTCGATGGCGCGATGGCGATGGCCGTGCTGCCATCCAACCATCGTGTGCTGCTGGACGATCTTTGCGAACTGACCGGCACGGAAGATGTGCGGCTGGCCCGTGAAGAAGAATTCAAAGATCTGTTCCCCGACTGCGAGGCCGGAGCGATGCCACCCTTCGGAAATCTCTACGACATGTCCGTCTATGTCTCCACCGACCTGGCCGAGGAGGCGGAGATCGCCTTCAACGCCGGCACGCACACGGAGATCATTAGCATGGGCTGGCACGACTTCGAGCGTCTGGTCAACCCGCGTGTGGCCAGTTTCACCACCTGA
- a CDS encoding dimethylarginine dimethylaminohydrolase family protein — translation MNRVLLCPPDFFSIRYEINPWMSLSRDVNPETAAAQWRQLHETLRSLDCEVEVLPPEPDWPDMVFTANAGLVAGSRFLLGNFRHPKRQGETPAYERWFADHGFEIVPLPKIHVFEGEGDALWFGDTLFCGHGFRTDREIAGWLAEELRCAVVDFALNDPHFYHLDTCFCPLRGGEALWHPPAFSEASRRMMRDHVLDLITVPPEEALRFACNAVVLDRHVLIPAGCPETSRMLVDRGYECHPLPMSEFIKSGGACKCLVLRLSADPWHHHGSG, via the coding sequence ATGAACCGGGTGCTGCTATGCCCGCCGGATTTTTTCTCGATCCGCTACGAGATCAATCCGTGGATGAGCCTGTCGCGGGATGTGAATCCCGAGACTGCGGCGGCACAGTGGCGACAATTGCACGAAACACTGCGATCGCTCGATTGCGAGGTGGAGGTGCTGCCACCCGAACCCGACTGGCCGGACATGGTCTTCACTGCGAACGCGGGGCTGGTGGCGGGATCGCGGTTCCTCCTGGGGAATTTCCGCCATCCGAAACGCCAGGGCGAAACTCCCGCCTACGAGCGATGGTTCGCGGATCACGGCTTTGAAATCGTACCTTTGCCCAAGATCCATGTCTTCGAGGGCGAGGGTGATGCTCTGTGGTTTGGCGACACGCTGTTCTGCGGTCACGGTTTCCGCACGGATCGCGAGATCGCCGGCTGGCTCGCGGAGGAGCTTCGCTGTGCGGTGGTGGACTTTGCGCTGAATGATCCCCATTTCTACCATCTGGACACCTGCTTCTGTCCTCTGCGCGGCGGGGAAGCGCTCTGGCATCCGCCCGCCTTCAGCGAAGCAAGCCGGCGCATGATGCGGGATCATGTGCTGGATCTCATCACCGTTCCACCGGAGGAGGCGCTGCGCTTCGCCTGCAATGCCGTCGTGCTCGACCGTCATGTGCTGATCCCCGCTGGCTGCCCGGAAACCTCCCGGATGCTGGTGGATCGCGGTTACGAGTGCCATCCACTGCCCATGAGCGAGTTCATCAAGTCGGGCGGCGCGTGCAAGTGCCTCGTGCTGCGTTTGTCCGCAGATCCATGGCATCACCACGGGTCTGGGTGA